A single region of the Bacteroidota bacterium genome encodes:
- the recA gene encoding recombinase RecA, giving the protein MSKETKEPKEVKETKDSAKESVKESAKEVNREKLKALQLTIDKLEKTYGKGTIMKMDDSVVEQVEIIPTGSLTLDIALGTGGLPKGRIVEIYGPESSGKTTLAIHAIANVQRAGGVAAIIDAEHAFDRTYAQKLGVNVKDLLLSQPDNGEQALEIADNLIRSGAVDIVVIDSVAALTPKSEIEGEMGDSKMGLQARLMSQALRKLTANINRTGCCCIFINQLREKIGIMFGNPETTTGGNALKFYASVRLDIRRIGQLKEGDVVVGNRTRVKVVKNKIAPPFRIAEFDMIFGEGISKVGEIIDLGVEQNIIQKSGSWFSYDGTKLGQGRDAVKQLFNDNPELGEEIENRIKEALKPKPLAASIDGN; this is encoded by the coding sequence ATGAGCAAAGAAACAAAAGAACCGAAAGAAGTAAAAGAGACAAAGGATTCGGCAAAAGAGTCAGTAAAGGAGTCGGCAAAGGAAGTGAACAGGGAAAAATTAAAAGCCCTGCAGCTTACCATTGATAAGCTGGAGAAAACGTATGGTAAAGGAACCATTATGAAGATGGATGACTCTGTTGTTGAACAGGTGGAGATCATTCCTACCGGTTCTTTAACACTGGATATTGCATTGGGTACAGGAGGTTTACCCAAAGGACGTATCGTTGAGATATATGGTCCGGAATCATCGGGTAAAACAACTTTGGCCATTCATGCCATTGCCAATGTGCAGCGTGCCGGCGGTGTTGCCGCTATTATTGACGCGGAGCATGCGTTCGATCGTACATACGCACAAAAATTGGGCGTTAATGTAAAGGATCTTTTGTTGTCTCAGCCCGATAATGGTGAGCAGGCGCTTGAGATTGCCGATAACCTGATTCGCTCGGGTGCGGTTGATATTGTGGTGATTGATTCTGTTGCTGCATTGACGCCGAAGAGTGAGATAGAAGGCGAAATGGGCGATTCGAAAATGGGCCTTCAGGCACGTTTAATGTCGCAGGCTTTGCGTAAGCTTACAGCCAATATTAACAGAACAGGCTGCTGCTGCATATTCATTAACCAGCTTCGCGAAAAGATCGGTATTATGTTCGGTAACCCTGAAACAACAACCGGCGGTAATGCGTTGAAATTCTACGCCTCTGTTCGCCTCGATATCCGCAGAATAGGTCAGTTGAAAGAAGGTGATGTAGTTGTAGGGAACCGTACTCGTGTTAAAGTGGTTAAAAACAAGATAGCGCCTCCATTCCGTATTGCTGAGTTTGATATGATATTCGGAGAAGGCATTTCAAAAGTTGGTGAGATCATCGATCTCGGTGTTGAGCAGAACATTATTCAAAAGAGCGGTTCATGGTTCAGCTATGATGGTACCAAACTTGGTCAGGGTAGGGATGCAGTGAAGCAGTTATTCAATGATAATCCGGAACTGGGTGAGGAAATAGAAAACAGGATCAAGGAAGCGCTTAAGCCAAAGCCATTGGCAGCTTCTATTGATGGTAATTAG
- a CDS encoding tetratricopeptide repeat protein, whose amino-acid sequence MARIISNSIIIATFACIIAACGSGDKNTDQQFSSYEPIPASKELSELNERLKTDSSNAGLFYERAKCYMDIHDYNAALIDMSRVMRLDSTKPQYYITISDLYLYANLTGRSKTALEKCLALDPKNTAAMLRLAELYFYVKKYQESINYINEALKIDEHISQAYFLKGMNFRELGDTAKAISSMITATEQAPEYYKAFLEVSVLYAAQKNKLALSYCDNALRIDPTSIEALYIKGNYYLDNKDWDNAVKTYDELLKVEPKYKYAHYNLGAIALNAKKYDEAVIHFTNAINIDPKYAEAYFGRGTCYVQKNDKTKAKIDYQMAAQVAPGYTPADDALNALAGR is encoded by the coding sequence ATGGCTCGGATCATTTCCAACAGTATAATTATTGCAACTTTCGCGTGTATCATAGCGGCCTGCGGCTCGGGCGACAAAAACACCGATCAGCAATTTTCTTCATATGAACCTATTCCTGCATCAAAAGAGCTTTCGGAGTTGAATGAAAGGTTGAAGACCGACAGTTCCAATGCCGGCTTGTTCTATGAGCGTGCAAAGTGTTATATGGATATCCATGACTATAACGCAGCGTTAATTGATATGTCAAGGGTAATGCGTTTGGACAGCACGAAACCTCAGTATTATATTACAATATCAGACCTGTATTTGTACGCCAATCTAACAGGGAGAAGTAAAACTGCGCTCGAAAAATGTTTAGCGCTTGATCCCAAAAATACAGCTGCTATGCTCAGGCTGGCTGAGCTGTATTTTTATGTGAAGAAATACCAGGAGTCTATTAATTACATTAATGAGGCACTCAAAATCGATGAGCATATTTCACAGGCCTATTTTCTGAAAGGTATGAATTTCAGGGAGCTTGGTGATACTGCCAAGGCTATATCGAGCATGATAACAGCGACTGAACAGGCTCCTGAATATTACAAGGCATTTTTAGAGGTGAGTGTTTTATATGCCGCTCAAAAAAATAAATTAGCCCTTAGTTATTGCGATAACGCTCTTCGCATTGATCCTACAAGTATTGAAGCTTTATACATTAAAGGGAACTATTACCTGGATAATAAAGATTGGGATAACGCGGTCAAAACATATGATGAATTGCTAAAGGTAGAGCCAAAATACAAATATGCTCATTACAACCTGGGTGCGATAGCATTAAATGCTAAAAAATATGATGAGGCGGTCATCCATTTTACGAACGCCATTAATATCGATCCTAAATACGCGGAAGCTTATTTTGGAAGGGGTACCTGCTATGTTCAGAAGAATGATAAGACCAAAGCCAAGATAGATTACCAGATGGCTGCACAGGTTGCTCCCGGCTATACTCCTGCCGATGACGCGTTGAACGCGTTAGCAGGCAGGTGA
- a CDS encoding arsenate reductase ArsC translates to MDKIKVLFLCIHNSARSQMAEAYLKQFGGEIFLPESAGLEAGKLNPLAVEVMNEEGIDISNNQTKDVFDFFKERRLYQYIITVCDEASASRCPIFPGVHKKLNWSFPDPSAFSGTYEEKLAKTRKVRDQIKEAVQHFIKQVKHN, encoded by the coding sequence ATGGACAAAATAAAAGTATTATTTCTCTGCATACATAATTCCGCAAGAAGCCAGATGGCGGAAGCGTATTTAAAACAATTCGGCGGAGAAATTTTTCTTCCTGAAAGTGCCGGACTTGAAGCGGGAAAGCTTAATCCGCTGGCGGTTGAAGTAATGAACGAGGAAGGTATTGACATTTCGAACAACCAGACAAAGGACGTGTTCGATTTTTTCAAAGAAAGAAGGTTGTATCAATATATTATAACCGTGTGTGATGAAGCAAGCGCATCAAGGTGTCCCATTTTCCCGGGAGTTCATAAAAAATTAAACTGGAGCTTCCCCGACCCCTCAGCATTTTCAGGGACGTACGAAGAAAAGTTAGCAAAAACAAGGAAAGTACGGGACCAGATAAAAGAAGCCGTTCAGCATTTTATCAAACAGGTAAAACACAACTAA
- a CDS encoding winged helix-turn-helix transcriptional regulator, producing the protein MGATKTEHFTDKQNAIATLAKALGHPARVAIIEYLLKTEACICGDIVNELPLAQPTVSQHLKELKNAGLIRGNIEGNSICYCIDEKTLAKLQDYFTSISTRLEIKKSNCC; encoded by the coding sequence ATGGGTGCAACTAAAACAGAACACTTTACCGATAAACAAAATGCCATTGCTACACTTGCCAAAGCATTAGGGCACCCGGCAAGGGTGGCTATAATTGAATATTTATTGAAAACAGAAGCCTGCATTTGCGGCGACATTGTAAATGAATTACCACTTGCTCAACCTACCGTTTCTCAACATCTCAAAGAGTTAAAAAATGCGGGGCTGATACGCGGCAATATTGAAGGCAACTCCATATGCTACTGTATAGATGAAAAAACGCTTGCTAAACTTCAGGACTATTTCACAAGTATTTCAACCAGATTAGAAATAAAAAAATCAAATTGTTGCTAA
- a CDS encoding carboxymuconolactone decarboxylase family protein, protein MTYIKTDIPQPGIVELLFYKGETGKALAALAQTLLHGPSGLTPGERELIAAYVSMLNNCEFCYESHSASANVHLNDGGKTITCMKTSIDAMPVSEKMKKLLAIAGKVQKSGKEVSPELIDAAKKAGAVDEEIHDTILIAAAFCMYNRYVDGLATNLPAKKEEYIEMGKRMARKGYTYPPLFLRRFVIRMMQREEKKKNA, encoded by the coding sequence ATGACCTACATTAAAACCGATATCCCTCAACCAGGTATAGTAGAATTACTTTTCTATAAAGGTGAAACAGGAAAGGCGTTGGCAGCACTGGCCCAAACCTTATTACACGGGCCTTCCGGCTTAACTCCCGGCGAACGTGAATTGATCGCCGCTTATGTATCAATGCTCAACAACTGTGAATTCTGCTACGAATCACACAGCGCTTCTGCCAACGTCCATTTAAACGATGGAGGAAAAACTATTACATGTATGAAAACTAGTATCGACGCAATGCCGGTTTCTGAAAAAATGAAAAAGCTTTTAGCCATTGCAGGCAAAGTTCAAAAAAGCGGGAAAGAAGTAAGTCCCGAACTGATTGATGCGGCAAAAAAAGCAGGAGCCGTTGATGAAGAAATTCACGACACGATATTAATAGCTGCAGCATTTTGTATGTATAACAGGTATGTTGACGGCTTAGCGACGAATCTGCCAGCCAAAAAAGAAGAATATATAGAAATGGGCAAACGCATGGCCAGAAAAGGATATACCTACCCTCCCCTGTTCCTTAGACGATTTGTGATCCGAATGATGCAGAGAGAAGAGAAAAAGAAGAATGCATAA